The stretch of DNA tgtaattttttaaagcagcaattaatttttatagcttctgaaaaagcctcaagtcatttggtcgaattttaaacgaggtattctgttttaaacggtgaacgaataattttgtgaTCCACTGTACATAATGACCGTTGGAATAAAAAAGGGGATGTGATATGTATTAGAAATGGGGGGTTTTTGATCTCGTTTATATAGAAGAGTAGAACACTGTGAAAGAGacgatatatgtatgtataatatgtatatatgtgtGTACATATCAAGCATGGTCCGTTCAATAACACGTGTTTATATGTAAACGGTGATTATACCTTTAGTTTTGGgtctttattttataataataataatcaattattcttagaaaaataaattttgaaaccaTTAACAAAAATGTACATATTTATGCGTTTTTATTTACAGAAGTCTGCAGATAATGAggttataaatgaaaaatgatgcaaatgtaaaataacaaaagaatAATTTGTAACTGTTGcagtatatttattattacagtTATAACATTCTGTTTAATTGTTAAATGATTACAAAAATATCTATTGCAATCAACTTATagctattgaaatgaaatgatgaaatacaagcataataattattgtagataataatcgtattaataatcatttagTAATGTTTCAATTGActaagtatttttacaaatactTTGTACGAAATACACATACACAGactgaattaaaaaaaaaatcaaagaaCATAACTGAATTGTATAAAAGATTGAtaatgaaacaaaagaaacaGCTTAAACTGCTTACCACTTTCAATAATTCTGCAAAGTTACAGGTAATTAAAATCTttataaataacataaatatttgataaagaaATGATAGATTGGATTTAACCTGGCAGTGTATAGATGAGAATCCAATAAACAATTAGTTCTAACCTCAGTATATGTTGTtagtattttttatattatgacTTTTTACATTTACCAGAAATTAATGTGTGCACTGCCagattaatgaaataaattatcttattacaactaaatatttcaaaaacaggTTGTTGGAAGTGGAGCACCTGGAATCCCAGCTTTTATGTTTTTTACAACCGATCAAGTTCATTATCTGTTCAATTGTGGTGAAGGAACTCAGCGGCTATGCCAAGAACATCGTTGTAAACTATCTAAAATAGATCATATATTTATAACAAATCTTAGTTGGAGAAATGTTGGGGGACTCCCAGGTTTAATGCTAACTGCACAAGATAATGGTACAACCAATTTATGTATTCATAGCCCTGAAGGAATAGAAAATCTTGTACATACAGTTCAATCATTTATAAACTTACCACGACTCAAAATTACTTATCCTTCTGTCAATGAGTCAGAACCATTTAAAGATCATATGATGACAGTCCGGTATGTTCCCTTAACAAAAAATACTGAGAAAAATGTATCGGATGAAAACGAATATGATACAAATGAAAATGGTAAAAGACCTGCAAACAGTGTAAAAAATGGAGAGAAAAAGATCAAAGGCACTCCAAAAATAATATGTTATATTTGTGAAATTCACCCAAAACGTGGAAAATTGTTGATAGATAAATGTCTTCAACTTGGTATAGAAAATGGTCCAATTCGGAATCTACTAAAGTCTGGTAAAAACGTTACTAAAGAAGATGGATCTGTTGTTTATAGTAAAGATGTTTCTGCACCAGATGGTCCCAAACTCACTTTTATGGGTATTtctaaaaatgtttatttttaaatttcatttttaaatgaaatttaaagttTTACTATGTATATGAATCTGATTTTTTTAGTTGTAGAGTGTCCCGACGAAGAGTACATAGATTCTTTAGTAAATCATCCTGCTTTTTTAAAACATCAGCAACAGGCATTAGCAGAAGAAAATCACATAGCCTTTTCTGTATTTCATTTCACTCCTGAAAAGATCTTGAATGATCAACGATATCAAAATTGGATAGAAAAATTTTCGTCGCAGACGCAACATGTCATTTTAAATGATGAAAATTCTTGTATGGGCAGCGAAGCTGTTCATAAGAATCAATATCTATTGCATATGTTGCATCCTGAAATATTTCCACTATTGAGCAAGGATTGCTTTAGAAAAGATAAAGAGGTAAAGTATTCAGCAAGAAAAAAGTATCAAGTCGATTAATAtagttaacaaaatatttcatttcagaCTCAAAAGGATTCTATTTATCGAGCCAGAGCAATACAAGTATTTAAAATACGGCCAGACTTTACACCTCtaactaataatgatatttatcAGGCAGAAGAATCATATATTGAAGAAGTTCTTAAGATTGATGAGCTTGAAAACACGTTGAAAGAAGTGAGGGCTAATATTGAGAAAAAAACAGAAGAGCTTAATTTAACTAATATTTCTAGCTATCCTCGAATTGTAATGTTAGGTACTGGTTGTAGCGTACCGAGCAAAGTTAGAAATACAAGTGGCATTCTCTTAAGAATCGATGAAAATACTAGTATCTTGTTAGATTGTGGAGAAGGCACCCTTGGTCAGATAATTAGGTTTTATGGATTTTCCGAAAGTGACAATATTTTACGTACTATCAAggtaaataagaaataaacaaaatttccactataattatcatttcatataaatttttctttgcaGGCAGTTTATGTGTCTCATATGCACGCGGATCATCATTTAGGTCTCATTGGCTTATTGGACAGAAGAAAACAGATCACAGATgagaaattatatttattagtgCCGACTTACATAATACCATGGTTGAATTTCTATAACCAACGATTTGAATCTATTTCACAGCAGTACATCATAATCAACAAttatgatttatatttaaacgCTCATCAGTTGGCTGTTTCTTCTGAATCATTACTGTATAATGTAATGaatgtttcaaaaattgaTACTATTTTTGTAAATCATTGCAAACACGCTTTTGGTATTTCTATTACCCTTAAGGATAATAAAAAGATTGTTTATAGGTGAGATAGAATTGTTTAAGAAATAAGTGTACCTGAGGTAAAAAGTATTCTTTcaattgaatatttttgtttcagcgGTGATACGATGTTTTGTccaaatttgataaaattaggTGAAAATTGTGATTTATTAATTCATGAAGCGACAATGGATGATGGTCGTGAAAGCATGGCCAAACGTAAATTACATTCAACAACATCCGAAGCAATAAAAGCTGGAAAATATATGAATGCAAAATTCACTCTGTTAACGCATTTTAGTCAACgttattcaaaaattccagCACTTCCAAAGGAAGAAGCAAATGTTGGACTTGCTTACGATTATATGGAGGTGAAATTACCACAGTTACCATTATTACCTCTTTTCTATCCATGTTTGAAAGTGATGTTCAATGCGTATAATAAAGTAATTGACAGTTAATGACTCTTCTCTTCGTTAGATCTACATACTTCAAGGTGGTATaaatttgcaattattttagtatgaataaataattaaaaaaaaaaaaaggatgaTAATATCAGACAAATTTTACTCCAGATATGTTTTTAATAGCAGAATTTATTGTTTATGTAATGCGCTTAGTTTATCCCGCTTTCCTCAGTATgataaataacataaattacagataatttcgttgaaataacgatcttaatattaatttcatttatgtataaaaaatagaGAGCAGATAACAAAGTGTTGTATAAAAGGATAAAAGGcatatcaaaaaataatttttctctttgtgtcgaatttgaaatttcaatatacGTAAAACATATTGAAACTCgacaaaaaagagaaaaatcttACAAGCTAATTGATAGATTACATGCTGATAAAATTGGTATCAAACAGTATAAAATGTGtgctttcaattttttttttctttctttgagCGGGTTCCGATGTAGTTTTCTTTTTCGGAAAAATACCTGTAAGAATGTTTCGACCATTGCACAGCTCACGGAATGTAAAATTCTTACATAGAAAAAGCGTGGTCTCAAATTACATAGACTGATTCGATTATTGCGtcaattattcttttttttagagGCATATACACTAGATAGCAGGTTTACACTAATTACACATTTGTGCGTTTATGTTAGTATATGTCTGAGTAAAAAACAAATGTATTTATTGTATGGAATGATTACTTTTATCGACTGAAAACCTATGTTACTTATTGACATACCATGAAATATGCTGTCTAGTGTATGTAGTGTTTCACAGAAATTCAAGTATTAATACTAATATTAATGCGAAGACTAGAAAGCtaaattctttttaaacaCTTAAACGATtggttaaattattattttcttatactTCGTTTTTTATACGATTAacacaattaataaaatatcttaattagagattatagaaaatcatgaagtatctaaaataattatttacaaaattgatAATGACTCTTAACAGCTGATgttatcaattttaattattacaaaactTCAACAACAAAAAGaagtgaaaaatataatattagtATTTTTGCGTTTAAAATTACCAATCGGTTAAGTGTTTTAGTtaacttgaaaaataaataatattccaaagaaaaaattgagtCAACGGAATAAATCTCAATTTTCTGGTCAAAAAATTCTTCAGTTACtttatctgtaaaaataataaatcattattaaatatttcattaaattattaaaaaaaaatgatgtaatcgttaattactctgtaaaCATGTGAGTGATCAGTCTTATacgatattttataaatggaGGAAGTTACAGTTAGACgtataaaattaattccaCAGCGTACTCCTAATTAAGTACTTGATACGAGCTTTTCCCATACTTGTAAATATCATATTAGATTACATTGAAGCTATAAAAAGGGCAGTAAATCTTAGCTATGTTCTTTTGAAACTTCAACCCGATACAcgtattatattttatcattatcgTTTAATTCATTCCTTTCCCATTTGAGCGTGAAATAGAATGTATACGAAAAAAGATAAAACTTAAGTTAAGAACAAAGTAGTACATAAGCTATGTATTTaacttttgtttttaaattcgaATATAGTATCTATTAAATATCAATCCttgaaataaatatgtaaaaacAGTTTCAAAAGAACATAGATTATGTATGATCGTTTggttgattaaaattcccaTTTTGTAGCAGATTCATAATCTGTTTCCCCAAGACGTAATGCTCCATTCTTTCCTGCAGTAAGGTATCGCCCATCGATGTGTTTAATACAAATACGAGAAGGTTCTCGTAATTCCAGATAAAAACCATCAGAAGGTATATCAGAATCCACGGTTACTCCTTCGCTGTCCGCATGCCAGTACTTGTTATTCTGACCTGAAACGAGCAAAGCTTGTAAAGTAAGCGATTTAAGGTATATAggtatatatttaaaatactgtACCTTTAAATCTAACAACTCCGCGTTCACATCTTTCTACTCTGATAGTCTCATAGATAGCCTTATTGCATTCTAATTTTGGACTAGATGAACTTTTAGGTCCTACGAATCCCTGTTCACAACGTAAAACTAAAACAGGTCtgttcattaaataaaaataatatttgctaACATCCGAGTCCAGTCCATTTACAGAATCCGCATTAGCATAGAGATGTCCAGAACGCTTGGTTGCTAAGAATTTTCCATTGTTAGCACGTAGAGCTACCGTACCGTCTTCTGATTGCCAGATTAAATCAAATAAAGCGTTGGAAGAACGTTTGTGCTCTGATGCCTGGATTCCTCCCCCAGCTTCGAGACTCCAGTAGCGATCTTGCATGGTACGTATATACCACCGTTTAGTTACACGGTCAAATTCAAGTTGGAAAGTTTCATGGCCGGATATCTCGTCTTGATTAGCTGTCACATCAACTCCTAGAACCACAATGGATGCTGATGCTATCTATAGAGGCTTTTaacattatttcaaactttaaCGAATTGAAAGTTATAAATGaaaagttaaaattttagaaaattatttcattaaaagaCAAAGCAATAATCAAAGTAACTATAACttatttaaatatgaaataccTTGTTTTACAGATACGTATCGTTGATTCAAGGCAGCAACAAAAGAAGCCTGCGGTAGTGATTCTTCCAAAGAGAATAATTCATCTCTCGTTACTGTCGTTGATCTTGATTTTAGAACAGCTTTACTTCCAATGGGTGCCAAGTACGCTCCATATAGATCTCtttaattcattatattagttttattattagaagATTATCTGAAgagtataataaaaagaaataataaaagaagtaTCGATAGAACCAACCTGAGCGCAAGTAATCCAGCATGAAATTCGGCCGCATAAAGGCAGTCTCTTGTACAGGTATCTAAGAGTTTTCCATCACGCGCaagatatttattattacaagTATGAAGAGCATAATGACCACCCTCGAATTTAGAATGTTCTTGACCATCATCCTCTATCGAAGCAGGACGAAATTCTAACGTGAAAAGTGTATCTTCTCCCCAAGGAACTGGTGCATCTACATGGATTTCATCCTGCGTCGCACTTAAATGAGCGAAACGTTTTCTTCCAGCAGATTTCAGATTTACCtgtaaattttacatttgtatttttatcaTAATAGTAAGTAGTTTTGAATCTTTCATTTCTTGATACATAAAATGTTACTTACTTGCGGTCTAGCAGCAAGATGCACCAGCCAGTATTCAGGTTCACCCGGAGCTTTGGCTGTACATTTAAGCTCATCTTGACTAGAACCCAGGAAATATCCCCTCTGAATGTTTTTCAAAGCCCATCTTCCACTTCCTAATTTAAAACAGAAAAGTAATTCTTGTTAATGATATTTCTTCTATTACTTATTAATATaaacaggaaatattattagataCCATCAGAAGCTAGCTGAATTTGAAAAGCACAGCCAGGATCACTAGGATCCTCTGCTTCGCAGGTAACATTTCCAAACTGATCCACTGCCAAATAGCGATCCAAATGAGATCTAAGGTAAACTTGTTGTTCGCTACCTTCCAAAGTCCataattgttttttcttcaaacttgagccatttgcatttattttaaatccaaAAGTTTCAGCTGTAAGGTacttaaattttccatttatcAATCCGACCTAAAAGTAATTACCGGATAAAGTTAACTTTTCTTATGATTAAcaatatttcatataaatgattttgaaataattcataattaccGTCCATCCCGTTTTCTCGTTCGTATTTTCTGAACCAATATTTTCAGATCCGTTAGCCTGCATCATTTAGTTGGTTTGATTAACGGATAATTTAGAAATAGGTGCCGCAAAAGTTCCACGGATTTGCTTCtgcaataaataattcaattggAATGAATATAATCATCTCCGGATAGTTGATCGTGAGGGTATGTATAagaaatttattgttttaaattaaaagaacaatttttattttaaataacttttcgtctatatttaattatagTGCATCGAAGAAATGTTTATAATGACAGTTGTGCTTCGAAACGCCTTCTACGAACATACATGTCTGACCTAACCGGAAAAGTACTTGTATGTAGATAACGCGCTTCTTAATTTCGAACACCCCTACTTTTGtcctgaaatttttttttttctccaagatattttattttcaaccctCGACTTGATGACTCATTTCTACGTGGCTTCCGCCTGGGTGGGGCCAACTTCTCCAACGGGAACACGTTAAAAGGACTATTTCGTCCTTTataagtatatattttttttattcgtatTAGAATACTACATTTGTCTTTATTAATTGCAAAGCAAAGTACATATGATTTGTTTTCTACTTAGAAATCGTACGTTTATTCcttattctaattttaaaaTCCTTTTAAACGCATGAgctgttttattaataaaaatgtccaaatatttagaatatttaacTATTTACACTTGTCAGAAacgatataaataaaaattaaaatgtttacGGAAAAAAAGGACACGAAATTCAAAACTTATTCATTAAACAGTAAACATAAAATCAATAATATGATAAGAAAGGCAGAACAATGAGTGAAGCTTCATTTGTTCAAATCGGGGTAtctttaattcattttcaatttatattgaCAAATGATAATATAGGAATCGGAAacatagaaaattgaaaatatataaatatgaaat from Osmia bicornis bicornis chromosome 10, iOsmBic2.1, whole genome shotgun sequence encodes:
- the LOC114874252 gene encoding protein singed; the encoded protein is MMQANGSENIGSENTNEKTGWTVGLINGKFKYLTAETFGFKINANGSSLKKKQLWTLEGSEQQVYLRSHLDRYLAVDQFGNVTCEAEDPSDPGCAFQIQLASDGSGRWALKNIQRGYFLGSSQDELKCTAKAPGEPEYWLVHLAARPQVNLKSAGRKRFAHLSATQDEIHVDAPVPWGEDTLFTLEFRPASIEDDGQEHSKFEGGHYALHTCNNKYLARDGKLLDTCTRDCLYAAEFHAGLLALRDLYGAYLAPIGSKAVLKSRSTTVTRDELFSLEESLPQASFVAALNQRYVSVKQGVDVTANQDEISGHETFQLEFDRVTKRWYIRTMQDRYWSLEAGGGIQASEHKRSSNALFDLIWQSEDGTVALRANNGKFLATKRSGHLYANADSVNGLDSDVSKYYFYLMNRPVLVLRCEQGFVGPKSSSSPKLECNKAIYETIRVERCERGVVRFKGQNNKYWHADSEGVTVDSDIPSDGFYLELREPSRICIKHIDGRYLTAGKNGALRLGETDYESATKWEF
- the LOC114874251 gene encoding ribonuclease Z, mitochondrial, translating into MFQLTKYFYKYFVRNTHTQTELKKKSKNITELYKRLIMKQKKQLKLLTTFNNSAKLQVVGSGAPGIPAFMFFTTDQVHYLFNCGEGTQRLCQEHRCKLSKIDHIFITNLSWRNVGGLPGLMLTAQDNGTTNLCIHSPEGIENLVHTVQSFINLPRLKITYPSVNESEPFKDHMMTVRYVPLTKNTEKNVSDENEYDTNENGKRPANSVKNGEKKIKGTPKIICYICEIHPKRGKLLIDKCLQLGIENGPIRNLLKSGKNVTKEDGSVVYSKDVSAPDGPKLTFMVVECPDEEYIDSLVNHPAFLKHQQQALAEENHIAFSVFHFTPEKILNDQRYQNWIEKFSSQTQHVILNDENSCMGSEAVHKNQYLLHMLHPEIFPLLSKDCFRKDKETQKDSIYRARAIQVFKIRPDFTPLTNNDIYQAEESYIEEVLKIDELENTLKEVRANIEKKTEELNLTNISSYPRIVMLGTGCSVPSKVRNTSGILLRIDENTSILLDCGEGTLGQIIRFYGFSESDNILRTIKAVYVSHMHADHHLGLIGLLDRRKQITDEKLYLLVPTYIIPWLNFYNQRFESISQQYIIINNYDLYLNAHQLAVSSESLLYNVMNVSKIDTIFVNHCKHAFGISITLKDNKKIVYSGDTMFCPNLIKLGENCDLLIHEATMDDGRESMAKRKLHSTTSEAIKAGKYMNAKFTLLTHFSQRYSKIPALPKEEANVGLAYDYMEVKLPQLPLLPLFYPCLKVMFNAYNKVIDS